A portion of the Bacteroides faecium genome contains these proteins:
- a CDS encoding FimB/Mfa2 family fimbrial subunit codes for MKRNHIGRKLAFWLLAVLMAACQQGEEIEELTEPVPQEKAGEVILDFTVAGELSLSADPASTRTELPGSGNTQHVTSVQLYIFNGTGDAAVCIASEDVGWSAYFGNVPPTVTATMKYHVKYEGLVKDNPYTFLAVGMDASSRTTYGFPAAIQVNTTTLGNAIATLSGTEATTWNNIRTSELFAGATVLTPTYAGAQGNVDLWRRVAGVMGWFTNVPTLVGATTVSAIRITLYTQQNKSVPLLQRSQTPVFKDYIASPLSASTGGRVLVQIPVPAGTLPLATLSKGSYVLPVPAPAVVNANDFSLKVELVDAAGNTLRSARVTLSDSDDSNSSTGNGTGIIDPQGVYRFPIIANHFYGIGTPLVPINLGAIGTRTGIRAKVMTEWENLLVWE; via the coding sequence ATGAAACGGAATCATATAGGAAGAAAGTTAGCGTTTTGGCTGTTGGCAGTGCTGATGGCCGCCTGCCAACAAGGAGAAGAGATAGAAGAACTGACAGAACCTGTACCTCAGGAAAAAGCGGGAGAAGTAATTCTTGATTTTACCGTAGCAGGCGAACTGTCGCTGAGTGCCGACCCGGCGAGTACCCGTACCGAGCTGCCCGGTTCAGGGAATACTCAACATGTGACGTCCGTTCAGCTCTATATTTTCAACGGTACGGGTGATGCTGCTGTGTGCATAGCGTCCGAAGATGTGGGTTGGTCTGCCTATTTCGGCAATGTTCCGCCTACGGTGACGGCTACTATGAAGTATCATGTGAAGTACGAAGGACTTGTAAAGGATAATCCTTACACTTTCCTCGCTGTCGGCATGGATGCGTCTTCCCGCACTACCTATGGATTTCCCGCTGCCATACAAGTGAATACTACTACGCTAGGCAATGCCATCGCCACCCTGTCCGGCACGGAAGCAACCACCTGGAACAATATACGCACTTCCGAACTTTTTGCCGGAGCCACCGTGCTGACGCCCACCTATGCCGGTGCGCAAGGCAATGTAGACCTTTGGCGACGGGTAGCGGGCGTGATGGGCTGGTTTACGAATGTCCCCACACTGGTTGGGGCTACTACGGTATCCGCCATACGCATCACACTCTATACGCAGCAGAACAAAAGCGTCCCATTATTGCAACGCAGCCAGACTCCTGTATTCAAGGATTACATAGCCAGTCCCCTCTCCGCTTCCACCGGTGGCCGCGTATTGGTACAGATTCCCGTACCCGCAGGCACTTTGCCTCTCGCCACGTTATCCAAAGGGTCTTATGTGCTGCCTGTTCCAGCTCCTGCCGTCGTGAATGCAAATGATTTTTCGCTGAAAGTGGAACTTGTGGATGCCGCCGGAAATACGTTACGCTCGGCACGTGTCACTCTCTCTGACAGTGATGACTCTAATTCTTCTACCGGAAACGGTACAGGTATTATCGACCCGCAAGGTGTTTATCGCTTCCCCATCATTGCCAATCATTTCTATGGAATAGGCACACCGCTTGTTCCTATTAATTTGGGAGCCATAGGAACAAGAACCGGGATACGGGCAAAGGTGATGACGGAATGGGAAAATTTATTGGTGTGGGAGTAA
- a CDS encoding OmpA family protein gives MKILRYVAVIIWWVYLPDMTVSAQDIHISDPYANYPAKKAMYDEYSHWSIGLNGGIPFFAGNFRSMSLGNNYWGGMAGIQAGYQINPLFGVRMSVDYGVNKAGSKNYEDDFILLPDAETYYNVNLPEGAKYYRELYSSIKMWNVGLNFETNLFNLLRRSDGNRRWGVILSPGIYLQKFSPTVKSKSDDKQFASEISNKLNIGLGGDLAVRYRVNRNIDLQLKGGMMWVNNNTLDGVKTICDCKHSSMVTVQAGVVWKIGNGTNKKKDNIMYAPGYLPEWKRATRTVTKIIHDTIYIEKKIIEKSPEVVVCKGLPNLPAIYFERGKSNLDTDKYAIQLFTIAQAMMGSPASEIDILGFADHTGGEAINAKITKKRAEALKKFLVKVGIDGSRIHTYGMGKDMKIEKELQFSEKARRTEIKAILNKK, from the coding sequence ATGAAAATATTACGTTATGTAGCGGTAATAATATGGTGGGTGTATTTGCCGGATATGACTGTTTCAGCCCAAGATATACATATTTCAGACCCTTATGCGAATTATCCTGCTAAAAAAGCAATGTATGATGAGTATTCGCATTGGAGTATCGGGCTGAATGGCGGTATCCCTTTCTTTGCCGGCAATTTCCGCTCCATGTCATTGGGGAATAACTATTGGGGCGGAATGGCCGGCATACAAGCCGGATATCAGATTAATCCTCTCTTCGGAGTGCGTATGTCCGTAGATTACGGAGTGAACAAAGCAGGTTCTAAAAACTATGAGGATGACTTTATCCTACTGCCTGATGCGGAAACTTATTACAATGTCAATCTTCCTGAGGGCGCTAAATACTATCGTGAACTTTACAGTTCCATCAAGATGTGGAACGTCGGTTTGAATTTCGAGACAAACCTGTTTAACCTGCTCCGCAGAAGTGACGGTAACCGTCGTTGGGGAGTAATTTTATCTCCGGGCATCTATTTGCAGAAATTCTCACCTACCGTGAAGTCGAAATCGGACGATAAACAATTCGCTTCTGAAATCAGTAATAAACTGAATATCGGTTTGGGTGGAGATTTGGCTGTACGCTATCGGGTGAACCGGAATATTGATTTACAGCTAAAAGGCGGCATGATGTGGGTAAATAACAATACCCTCGACGGAGTGAAAACCATATGCGATTGCAAACATAGCAGTATGGTCACCGTTCAGGCAGGTGTTGTCTGGAAAATTGGTAATGGTACGAATAAGAAGAAAGATAATATAATGTATGCTCCGGGATATTTGCCGGAATGGAAGCGCGCGACACGTACGGTGACTAAGATTATCCATGATACTATTTACATAGAAAAGAAAATCATCGAGAAATCTCCCGAAGTGGTCGTTTGTAAGGGCTTGCCCAATCTGCCTGCCATCTATTTCGAACGTGGCAAATCTAATTTGGATACGGATAAATATGCCATCCAACTGTTTACTATAGCCCAAGCCATGATGGGTAGTCCTGCATCCGAGATTGATATTCTGGGATTTGCCGACCATACGGGTGGGGAAGCGATTAATGCCAAAATCACGAAGAAGAGGGCGGAAGCTCTGAAGAAGTTTTTAGTAAAGGTTGGTATTGACGGTTCCCGAATTCATACGTATGGCATGGGAAAAGATATGAAAATAGAAAAGGAACTGCAATTCTCGGAGAAAGCCCGACGTACAGAAATTAAGGCAATCTTAAATAAAAAATGA
- a CDS encoding tyrosine-type recombinase/integrase, with product MKKESLVSFMREIAGELQKSGNLGTAHVYRSSLNAILAFHGSEKLSFHQLTPEWLKRFESSLRERGCSWNTVSTYVRTLRAVYNRAIDRRIAVYVPHLFHSVYTGTRADRQRALDMEDMKKVFVRLPRQATASVTSAMRDAQEWFILMFLLRGLPFVDFAYLRKSDLRDNVITYRRRKTGRPLSVTLTPEAMILLKKHMNRDVASPYLFPVLKSGEGTEQAYREYQLALRSFNYQLALLGKFLGLKDHLSSYTARHTWATTAYYCEIHPGIISEAMGHSSIMVTETYLKPFRSKKIDDANGQIIDFVKRSVGGAIA from the coding sequence ATGAAGAAAGAAAGCTTAGTCTCATTTATGAGAGAGATTGCAGGGGAATTACAGAAAAGTGGGAATTTAGGGACTGCCCATGTATATAGGAGCAGCTTGAATGCAATACTCGCTTTTCATGGTTCCGAGAAGTTATCGTTTCATCAGTTGACGCCTGAATGGTTGAAACGTTTTGAGAGTAGTCTTCGGGAGCGTGGATGCAGTTGGAATACGGTGTCTACTTATGTTCGTACTTTACGAGCGGTTTATAATCGTGCGATAGATAGACGGATAGCAGTATATGTGCCGCATTTATTTCATTCGGTTTATACAGGTACACGGGCGGATCGTCAGCGTGCGTTGGATATGGAAGACATGAAGAAAGTGTTTGTCCGTCTGCCGCGACAGGCTACTGCTTCTGTTACTTCTGCGATGAGAGATGCACAAGAGTGGTTTATTCTGATGTTCTTGCTTCGCGGATTACCGTTTGTCGATTTCGCTTATTTGCGCAAGAGTGACTTGAGGGATAATGTCATCACTTACCGCCGACGCAAAACAGGGCGTCCGTTATCGGTGACGCTGACACCGGAAGCAATGATTTTATTGAAGAAGCATATGAATCGTGATGTTGCGTCTCCTTATTTGTTTCCTGTTTTGAAAAGCGGAGAGGGGACGGAACAAGCCTACCGCGAATATCAGTTGGCATTGCGCAGCTTCAACTATCAGTTAGCTTTGCTTGGGAAATTCTTAGGGCTTAAAGACCATCTGAGTTCCTATACTGCGCGCCATACCTGGGCTACGACTGCTTATTACTGTGAAATTCATCCGGGCATTATCTCCGAAGCAATGGGACATTCGTCTATAATGGTGACGGAGACATATCTGAAGCCGTTTCGAAGTAAGAAAATTGACGATGCAAACGGGCAGATTATTGATTTTGTGAAGCGGTCGGTCGGTGGCGCAATAGCCTAA
- the purT gene encoding formate-dependent phosphoribosylglycinamide formyltransferase gives MKKILLLGSGELGKEFVISAQRKGQHIIACDSYVGAPAMQVADEFEVFDMLNGEELERVVKKHQPDIIVPEIEAIRTERLYDFEKEGIQVVPSARAVNFTMNRKAIRDLAAKELGLKTAKYFYAKTLEELKEAAAKIGFPCVVKPLMSSSGKGQSLVKSADELEHAWEYGCSGSRGDIRELIIEEFIKFDSEITLLTVTQKNGPTLFCPPIGHVQKGGDYRESFQPAHIDPAHLKEAEEMAEKVTRALTGAGLWGVEFFLSHENGVYFSELSPRPHDTGMVTLAGTQNLNEFELHLRAVLGLPIPGIKQERIGASAVILSPIASQERPQYRGLEEVTKEEDTYLRIFGKPFTRVNRRMGVVLCYAPLNSDLDALRDKAKRIAEKVEVY, from the coding sequence ATGAAGAAAATACTGTTACTCGGTTCAGGAGAACTTGGAAAAGAGTTTGTAATCTCAGCTCAGCGCAAAGGTCAGCATATCATTGCCTGTGACTCTTATGTGGGAGCTCCCGCTATGCAAGTGGCCGATGAATTTGAAGTATTCGACATGCTGAACGGCGAAGAACTGGAACGTGTCGTAAAGAAACACCAGCCGGACATTATCGTGCCGGAAATTGAAGCTATTCGCACAGAACGCCTGTACGACTTCGAGAAAGAAGGAATCCAGGTAGTGCCGAGTGCCCGTGCCGTCAACTTCACGATGAACCGCAAAGCCATCCGTGACCTTGCCGCCAAAGAACTCGGACTGAAAACTGCTAAATATTTCTACGCCAAGACACTGGAAGAACTGAAAGAAGCTGCCGCTAAAATCGGTTTTCCCTGTGTGGTAAAACCTTTAATGTCCTCATCCGGCAAAGGACAGTCCCTCGTGAAGAGTGCCGACGAACTCGAACACGCCTGGGAATACGGATGCAGTGGCAGCCGTGGTGATATCCGCGAGCTTATCATCGAAGAATTTATCAAATTCGACAGCGAAATCACCTTATTGACCGTTACCCAAAAGAACGGGCCTACCTTGTTCTGCCCGCCTATCGGACATGTACAGAAAGGTGGAGACTACCGTGAAAGTTTCCAACCCGCACATATTGACCCCGCCCATCTGAAGGAAGCGGAAGAAATGGCGGAAAAAGTAACTCGTGCCTTGACAGGCGCAGGATTGTGGGGAGTGGAATTTTTCCTGAGCCACGAAAACGGGGTTTACTTCTCCGAACTTTCTCCACGTCCGCACGATACGGGCATGGTGACATTGGCAGGAACACAAAATTTGAACGAATTTGAACTTCATCTCCGTGCTGTACTCGGTCTGCCTATTCCTGGCATCAAGCAGGAGCGGATAGGGGCAAGTGCCGTTATTCTTTCTCCGATAGCCAGTCAGGAACGTCCTCAATACCGTGGACTGGAAGAGGTGACAAAGGAAGAAGACACCTATCTCCGCATATTCGGCAAACCGTTTACCCGTGTCAACCGCCGTATGGGAGTAGTGCTCTGCTACGCTCCGTTGAATTCCGACCTCGACGCGTTGCGTGATAAGGCTAAGAGAATCGCTGAAAAAGTAGAGGTGTACTAA
- a CDS encoding acyloxyacyl hydrolase, translating to MRFKVPRWKAIAFRTTFRYAFCSALLFPGAFLHSQEVRQDTLEDARQDVKQLQEVVRELRQEVRKLQEEIRGLRQGYFPEYGEYQFDSVSAYTPHRFIHRLGIEARPQYVFPTNPFLRGENERWKPIQTSFAAHLKYSFKFRPNTCADRIYGGAYQGFGLAVTTFGDKKQLGDPFTFYLFQGARIARFNPRLSLNYEWNFGISAGWQPYDNDYNSYNGAVGSRMNAYLNAGIYLNWAFSRYFDLIIGGDFTHFSNGNTKFPNAGVNTTGAKIGLVYNFNREESDLTKSLVTPLIPRFPRHISYDLVMFGSWRRKGVYVESGKQIASPGSYPVAGFNFAPMYNLNYKFRFGVSLDGVYDGSANVYIEDVISDYGDTGSRRFCRPGIQHQLALGVSGRAEYVMPYFTIGVGIGSNVLGRGDLRGLYQVFALKMNITRSSFLHIGYNLQNFQTPNYLMLGLGFRFHNKYPKVRH from the coding sequence ATGAGATTCAAAGTACCAAGATGGAAAGCCATCGCCTTCCGCACCACCTTCCGTTACGCCTTCTGTTCGGCATTACTTTTTCCGGGAGCTTTCTTACATTCACAGGAAGTCCGGCAGGATACACTGGAAGATGCCCGTCAGGATGTGAAACAACTTCAGGAAGTTGTACGTGAACTCCGGCAGGAAGTCAGGAAGCTACAGGAAGAAATCCGTGGACTCCGGCAGGGATATTTCCCGGAATACGGGGAATACCAATTCGATTCCGTTTCGGCATACACTCCTCATCGCTTTATCCATCGCCTGGGCATAGAAGCCCGCCCGCAATACGTATTTCCCACCAATCCTTTCCTGCGTGGCGAGAATGAGCGGTGGAAACCGATTCAGACGTCTTTTGCCGCCCATCTGAAATATTCGTTCAAATTTCGTCCCAATACCTGTGCCGATCGCATCTATGGCGGTGCCTATCAAGGTTTCGGCTTGGCTGTCACTACCTTTGGAGACAAGAAACAACTCGGTGACCCTTTCACTTTCTATCTGTTTCAAGGCGCGCGCATCGCGCGTTTCAATCCGCGTCTTTCACTCAATTACGAATGGAATTTCGGTATTTCTGCCGGATGGCAGCCGTATGACAATGATTATAATTCTTATAACGGAGCTGTCGGCTCCCGCATGAATGCTTACCTCAATGCAGGTATTTATCTGAACTGGGCATTTTCCCGCTATTTCGACCTGATAATCGGTGGAGACTTCACGCATTTCTCCAACGGAAACACCAAGTTTCCCAATGCAGGAGTGAACACTACCGGAGCTAAAATCGGGCTGGTCTACAACTTCAACCGTGAAGAATCCGACTTGACCAAATCACTGGTAACTCCGTTGATTCCCCGCTTCCCGCGCCACATCAGTTATGACCTTGTCATGTTCGGCTCATGGCGACGGAAAGGAGTATATGTAGAGAGTGGAAAACAGATTGCTTCTCCCGGCAGTTATCCCGTGGCGGGATTCAACTTTGCCCCGATGTACAATCTCAATTATAAATTCCGTTTCGGAGTTTCGTTGGATGGTGTCTATGACGGCAGTGCCAATGTTTATATCGAAGATGTCATTTCAGACTACGGAGATACCGGTTCACGCCGTTTCTGCAGACCGGGAATTCAGCACCAGTTAGCCTTGGGCGTTTCGGGACGTGCAGAATACGTAATGCCTTATTTCACTATTGGCGTCGGTATTGGCTCGAATGTATTGGGGCGTGGAGATTTACGTGGTTTATACCAGGTATTTGCCTTGAAGATGAATATCACCCGGAGTTCATTCCTTCATATCGGCTACAATCTTCAGAATTTTCAGACCCCTAATTATCTGATGCTCGGACTTGGTTTCCGCTTTCACAATAAATATCCGAAAGTACGTCATTAA
- a CDS encoding chloramphenicol acetyltransferase encodes MNQIEKIIDIATWNRKEHFEHFSAFDDPFFGVTVNVDCTRAYQEAKDKGVSFSLLVLHRIITAAAKVEEFRYRIEGDRVVCYDSLLPEATVGRADHTFSFAAFEYNPDELTFICKAKAEMERLQATTGLNKGGTFHPNAIHYSAVPWLTFTDMKHPTNMRSGDSVPKISTGKYFREGEKLLLPVSVTCHHGLMDGYHVAKFIEILDL; translated from the coding sequence ATGAATCAGATTGAGAAAATCATTGATATTGCTACCTGGAACAGAAAAGAACATTTCGAGCACTTCAGTGCTTTTGACGACCCGTTTTTCGGAGTGACAGTCAACGTAGACTGCACCCGTGCGTATCAGGAAGCCAAAGACAAAGGCGTATCTTTCTCCCTCCTTGTGCTGCACCGGATTATCACCGCTGCCGCCAAAGTCGAAGAATTCCGCTACCGTATCGAAGGGGATAGGGTAGTGTGCTATGACAGCCTTCTGCCCGAAGCCACCGTAGGCCGTGCCGACCATACGTTTTCTTTTGCGGCCTTCGAATATAACCCGGACGAACTTACCTTCATCTGCAAAGCGAAAGCCGAAATGGAACGTCTGCAAGCCACCACCGGACTGAACAAAGGGGGAACATTCCACCCTAACGCCATCCATTACTCGGCTGTTCCGTGGCTTACTTTCACAGATATGAAACACCCCACCAATATGCGTTCGGGCGATAGCGTCCCCAAAATCTCCACCGGAAAGTACTTCCGCGAAGGAGAGAAACTGCTGTTGCCTGTCTCCGTCACTTGCCATCATGGACTGATGGATGGTTATCATGTCGCCAAGTTTATTGAAATCCTCGATTTATGA
- a CDS encoding DUF4301 family protein yields MITTQDKELLARKGITEEQIAEQLACFQTGFPFLKLDAAASIEKGILAPGVEEQKAYLAAWDAYTATDKTIVKFVPASGAASRMFKNLFEFLSADYDTPTTKFEQAFFDGINDFAFYDDLNVACQRTAGKDIPGLIEAGNYKAVVSALLETAGLNYGALPKGLLKFHKYPEGARTPLEEHLAEGAMYAAGKSGKVNVHFTVSTEHRELFKKLVEEKSGEFAKRYGVDYYITFSEQKPSTDTIAADMDNQPFRDNGKLLFRPGGHGALIENLNDLDADIIFIKNIDNVVPDKLKEDTVTYKKLIAGVLVSLQKQAFEYLELLDSGKYTHDQMMEMLQFLQKKLFCKNPETKDLEDSVLAIYLKNKLNRPMRVCGMVKNVGEPGGGPFLAYNSDGTISLQILESSQIDMNDSEKKEMFENGTHFNPVDLVCAVRDYKGHKFDLVNYVDKATGFISYKSKNGKDLKALELPGLWNGAMSDWNTVFVEVPLSTFNPVKTVNDLLREQHQ; encoded by the coding sequence ATGATAACGACACAGGACAAAGAGTTGCTTGCCAGGAAAGGCATTACGGAAGAGCAAATAGCAGAGCAACTGGCTTGCTTCCAGACAGGTTTTCCTTTTTTGAAACTGGACGCTGCGGCTTCCATCGAGAAAGGTATATTAGCCCCCGGCGTTGAAGAGCAGAAAGCATATTTGGCAGCATGGGATGCATATACGGCCACGGATAAAACCATTGTGAAGTTTGTACCGGCTTCGGGCGCTGCAAGCCGTATGTTCAAGAACCTGTTTGAGTTTCTGTCTGCCGACTATGACACGCCGACTACAAAATTCGAACAAGCATTCTTCGACGGTATCAACGATTTTGCTTTCTATGACGACCTCAACGTAGCTTGCCAGCGTACAGCCGGAAAAGACATTCCCGGATTAATCGAAGCAGGCAACTATAAAGCCGTAGTTTCCGCTTTGCTCGAAACTGCCGGCCTGAATTACGGCGCACTGCCGAAAGGTCTGCTCAAATTCCATAAATATCCCGAAGGCGCACGCACTCCGTTGGAAGAACACCTTGCCGAAGGAGCTATGTACGCAGCCGGAAAGAGCGGCAAAGTCAACGTGCACTTCACCGTATCTACCGAGCATCGCGAACTTTTCAAGAAACTGGTGGAAGAAAAGTCCGGCGAATTTGCCAAACGCTACGGAGTAGATTACTACATCACATTCTCCGAGCAGAAACCGAGTACCGACACCATTGCTGCCGATATGGACAACCAACCGTTCCGCGACAACGGCAAACTGCTGTTCCGTCCGGGTGGACACGGTGCGTTGATTGAGAATCTGAACGACCTCGATGCCGATATTATCTTTATCAAGAACATCGACAACGTTGTCCCCGACAAACTGAAGGAAGATACCGTTACTTATAAGAAACTGATTGCCGGCGTACTTGTCTCCCTGCAAAAGCAGGCATTCGAATACCTCGAACTGCTCGACAGCGGCAAATACACGCACGACCAGATGATGGAAATGCTTCAGTTCCTGCAAAAGAAACTTTTCTGTAAGAATCCGGAAACGAAAGACCTCGAAGATTCCGTACTCGCCATCTATCTGAAGAACAAATTGAACCGTCCGATGCGTGTCTGCGGAATGGTGAAGAACGTAGGCGAACCGGGGGGTGGCCCGTTCCTTGCATACAACAGTGACGGAACGATTTCCCTGCAAATCCTCGAAAGCTCGCAAATCGACATGAATGACTCCGAAAAGAAGGAAATGTTCGAGAACGGTACTCACTTCAATCCGGTAGACCTGGTATGTGCCGTGCGTGACTATAAAGGTCACAAATTCGATTTAGTGAACTACGTAGATAAGGCAACAGGCTTCATCTCCTACAAATCAAAGAACGGCAAAGACCTGAAAGCTCTCGAACTCCCCGGCTTGTGGAACGGTGCGATGAGCGACTGGAATACCGTATTTGTAGAAGTTCCCCTCTCTACCTTCAATCCGGTGAAGACGGTGAACGACCTGTTGCGCGAGCAACATCAGTAA
- a CDS encoding RelA/SpoT family protein produces the protein MDVFFTSEEKKELFSLYRHLMLSAGDSISWQDCLKLKKHLIKAAQCNGLQRNNFGMNPVIRDLQTAVIVAEEIGMKGSCLIGIMLHEIVKAHILSIEEVNAEYGEDVASIIKGLVKTNELYAKSPAIESENFRNLLLSFAEDMRVILIMIADRVNVMRKIKDTGNEEDRNRVANEAAYLYAPLAHKLGLYKLKSELEDLSLKYTQRDTYYYIKDKLNETKASRDKYIAAFIEPIQKKVSAAGLKFDIKGRTKSIHSIWNKIQKQKTPFEGIYDLFAIRIILDSEPEPAKEKQECWQVYSIVTDMYQPNPKRLRDWLSIPKSNGYESLHITVMGPEGKWVEVQIRTRRMDEIAERGLAAHWRYKGIKGETGLDEWLTSVREALENADNDSMKVMDQFKMDLYEDEVFVFTPKGDLFKLAKGATVLDFAFHIHSKLGCKCIGARVNGKNVQLKQKLNSGDQVEIMTSNTQTPKQDWLNIVTTSKARTKIRQALKEMVARQHDFAKETLERKFKNRKLEYDEATMMRLIKRLGFKNVTEFYQKIADEALDVNEVLDKYIEQQKRDNDTHDEIVYRSAEGYNMQVVQEETTSKEDVLVIDQNLKGLEFKLAKCCNPIYGDDVFGFVTVSGGIKIHRKDCPNANQMRERFGYRIVKARWAGKSEGTQYPITLRVVGHDDIGIVTNITSIISKENGITLRSIGIDSHDGLFSGTLTIMVGDTGRLEALIKKLRTVKGVKQVSRN, from the coding sequence ATGGACGTCTTTTTTACATCAGAGGAAAAAAAGGAGCTTTTTTCACTCTACCGGCATTTGATGCTATCTGCCGGAGACAGCATTTCCTGGCAGGATTGCCTAAAGTTAAAGAAACATCTAATCAAAGCAGCACAATGTAACGGGCTGCAACGCAATAACTTCGGGATGAATCCCGTCATCAGAGATTTACAAACGGCGGTTATCGTGGCCGAAGAAATTGGAATGAAGGGCTCGTGCCTGATTGGTATCATGCTGCACGAGATTGTGAAAGCGCATATACTCTCTATCGAAGAAGTGAATGCGGAATACGGGGAAGATGTAGCGAGCATCATCAAGGGATTGGTGAAGACGAACGAGCTATATGCCAAGAGTCCGGCGATTGAGTCGGAGAATTTCCGTAACCTGCTGCTCTCGTTTGCCGAGGATATGCGTGTGATTCTGATTATGATTGCCGACCGTGTGAACGTGATGCGCAAAATCAAGGACACGGGCAACGAGGAAGACCGAAACAGGGTGGCGAACGAGGCTGCTTATCTGTATGCTCCGCTAGCGCACAAACTGGGACTTTACAAGTTGAAATCGGAATTGGAAGATTTGTCGCTGAAATATACGCAGCGGGACACCTATTATTATATAAAGGATAAGTTGAACGAGACGAAAGCGTCACGCGACAAGTATATCGCTGCTTTTATCGAGCCTATCCAAAAGAAGGTGTCGGCAGCGGGACTGAAGTTCGACATCAAGGGGCGTACCAAGTCCATCCATTCGATATGGAACAAGATTCAGAAACAGAAAACGCCGTTTGAAGGTATTTATGACTTGTTTGCTATCCGTATTATCCTGGATTCGGAACCGGAACCGGCGAAGGAGAAGCAGGAATGTTGGCAGGTATATTCTATCGTGACGGATATGTATCAACCGAACCCGAAGCGTCTGCGCGACTGGTTGTCTATCCCGAAAAGCAATGGTTACGAGTCGTTGCACATCACCGTGATGGGTCCGGAAGGGAAATGGGTGGAAGTACAGATACGTACCCGCCGCATGGACGAAATCGCCGAACGCGGACTGGCTGCGCACTGGAGATACAAAGGTATCAAAGGCGAAACAGGCTTGGACGAATGGCTGACTTCGGTGCGGGAAGCGCTGGAAAATGCGGACAACGACTCGATGAAGGTAATGGACCAGTTCAAGATGGACCTTTACGAGGATGAGGTTTTCGTATTTACCCCCAAGGGAGACTTGTTCAAACTGGCAAAAGGTGCTACGGTACTCGACTTTGCTTTCCATATCCATAGCAAGTTGGGATGCAAATGTATCGGCGCGAGGGTGAACGGAAAGAATGTCCAATTGAAGCAGAAGCTGAACAGCGGCGACCAGGTGGAGATTATGACCTCGAATACGCAGACACCGAAACAGGACTGGCTGAATATCGTAACGACTTCCAAAGCCCGCACAAAGATTCGGCAGGCTCTCAAAGAGATGGTGGCACGTCAGCATGACTTTGCGAAGGAGACGCTGGAACGGAAATTCAAGAACCGTAAACTGGAGTATGACGAGGCGACAATGATGCGTCTTATCAAGCGTTTGGGGTTCAAGAACGTGACGGAGTTTTATCAGAAAATAGCTGATGAAGCACTGGATGTCAACGAGGTTTTGGACAAATACATCGAGCAGCAGAAGCGGGATAATGATACGCATGACGAGATTGTGTATCGTAGCGCCGAGGGATATAACATGCAGGTGGTGCAGGAAGAGACGACTTCCAAAGAGGACGTGCTTGTGATTGACCAAAATCTGAAAGGGCTGGAATTCAAACTGGCGAAGTGTTGTAATCCTATTTATGGTGATGATGTATTCGGTTTCGTGACGGTAAGCGGGGGAATCAAGATTCACAGGAAAGACTGCCCGAACGCGAATCAGATGCGCGAACGTTTCGGCTACCGGATTGTAAAGGCTCGCTGGGCAGGCAAATCAGAAGGGACGCAGTATCCTATCACGCTGCGCGTTGTGGGACACGATGATATTGGTATCGTGACGAATATCACTTCTATTATATCCAAGGAGAATGGGATTACTCTTCGCTCTATCGGCATTGACTCGCATGACGGCTTGTTCTCGGGGACGCTGACGATTATGGTTGGCGATACAGGAAGACTGGAAGCACTTATCAAGAAGCTGAGGACGGTGAAAGGAGTGAAACAGGTAAGCCGGAATTAA